Proteins co-encoded in one Arachis hypogaea cultivar Tifrunner chromosome 11, arahy.Tifrunner.gnm2.J5K5, whole genome shotgun sequence genomic window:
- the LOC112723918 gene encoding alpha-amylase 3, chloroplastic-like: MSMSTTLTLEPLSGFNTHRGIPISIIHRSLRPKTLLFPPPSSLSSSTIIKSSSWSWSVSYKLHAPKFEAFAANTDTLEPLQSSDVLFSKIFPINITELLEGKIFVRLDQGKDLRNWELTVGCNLPRKWILHWGVSHLDDVGSE; encoded by the exons ATGAGCATGTCCACAACCCTCACTTTGGAACCACTCTCCGGCTTCAACACACACAGAGGCATCCCCATTTCCATTATTCACCGCTCTTTAAGGCCCAAGACATTGTTATTCCCtccaccttcttctctctcttcttccaccATCATCAAGAGTTCCTCTTGGTCTTGGTCGGTATCCTACAAGCTCCACGCTCCAAAGTTTGAAGCTTTTGCCGCAAACACTGACACCCTCGAGCCCCTTCAATCCTCTGATGTATTATTCAGCAAGATTTTTCCCATCAACATAACTGAATTG TTGGAGGGAAAGATCTTTGTTAGATTGGATCAGGGGAAAGACTTGAGAAATTGGGAGCTAACTGTAGGTTGCAATCTACCTAGGAAATGGATTCTTCATTGGGGAGTTTCCCACTTAGATGATGTTGGAAG TGAATGA